A section of the Gloeobacter violaceus PCC 7421 genome encodes:
- a CDS encoding DUF1517 domain-containing protein, whose translation MAPPAKTLLRRTASCSLALGLALGAVAFDGAEAWARRSSGGRIGGGSFRAPSRSYTPAPSPRTYSPAPGGYYSPPPVMPVPVPIPGPGYYPPVGGGYAVGGPGIGLSSILLIVVVVGAGFYVLRVIRRGASGAVGGQDGAYAAGFDPDKVEIFRLQVALLASAKQLQRDLTRIAEEADTTTPEGLARLNQEVSLALLRNPEFWVYAKSDQQILPRLTAESQFNRLALTERTKYTDETVSRSGEQSALVKKTFVNDNPDETAEYIVVTILVASESGVPTLEEVRSSDQLRQALATIGSLSGEQIVALEIIWSPSDEKDTLTAEELLTQYTDLVRI comes from the coding sequence ATGGCTCCTCCCGCCAAGACCCTGTTGCGCCGCACCGCCTCCTGCAGTCTGGCTTTGGGCCTCGCCCTGGGCGCTGTGGCTTTCGACGGCGCCGAAGCCTGGGCCAGGCGCTCATCGGGAGGCCGCATCGGCGGCGGCTCCTTCCGCGCCCCAAGCCGCAGCTACACCCCGGCGCCTTCTCCGCGCACCTACTCACCTGCCCCCGGCGGCTACTACAGTCCGCCGCCGGTTATGCCGGTACCGGTGCCGATTCCGGGACCGGGCTATTATCCGCCGGTGGGCGGCGGTTATGCCGTGGGTGGCCCCGGTATCGGCCTCAGTTCAATTCTGTTGATTGTCGTAGTCGTCGGGGCCGGTTTTTACGTTCTGCGGGTGATTCGCCGGGGAGCTTCCGGCGCGGTGGGAGGCCAGGACGGTGCCTATGCCGCGGGCTTTGACCCGGATAAAGTCGAAATTTTCCGGCTGCAGGTGGCGCTACTCGCTTCGGCGAAGCAGCTGCAGCGCGATTTGACCCGGATCGCCGAGGAAGCCGACACCACTACTCCGGAGGGACTGGCCCGCCTCAACCAGGAGGTCTCCCTGGCGCTGTTGCGCAACCCCGAATTCTGGGTCTATGCCAAGAGCGACCAGCAGATCCTACCGCGTCTGACGGCCGAATCGCAGTTCAATCGCCTGGCGCTTACCGAGCGCACCAAGTACACCGACGAGACCGTCAGCCGCAGCGGCGAGCAGAGTGCCCTGGTCAAAAAGACCTTCGTCAACGACAACCCCGACGAGACGGCCGAGTACATCGTGGTCACGATCCTGGTAGCCAGCGAGTCGGGCGTGCCGACTCTCGAGGAAGTCCGCAGTTCCGACCAGTTGCGCCAGGCGCTCGCTACGATCGGCAGCCTCTCGGGCGAGCAGATTGTGGCACTCGAGATCATCTGGTCGCCTTCGGATGAAAAAGACACCCTCACCGCCGAGGAACTGCTCACCCAGTACACCGATTTGGTCCGCATCTAG
- a CDS encoding acetylornithine transaminase produces the protein MTVQQAFEQHVMHTYARFSVVFERGEGCYLEDSEGRRYLDFVAGIATCVLGHAHPVLSAAVAEQARTLIHVSNLYYTPQQACLAEWLTAHSAADQVFFCNSGAEANEGAIKLARKYGRTVLGIAEPQIICAHQSFHGRTMATVTATGQPKYQKHFHPLVPGFVHVPYNDFEALRAQVTDATAAVLIEPIQGEGGVVPGDVEFFQKLRRFCSERRILLMLDEVQTGMGRTGRLFGYEHLGIEPDVFTLAKALGGGVPIGALCAKEAFAIFEPGDHASTFGGNPLACAAALAVCQTLEAEQLVDNARERGAQLAAGLGRLVERFKPLVRTARGRGLMQGLVLSEPRAAEIVRLAMEQGLLLVSAGPEVIRFVPPLIVSAIEVDEALAILEGVFARLPVTVTA, from the coding sequence ATGACAGTCCAGCAAGCTTTTGAACAGCATGTGATGCACACTTACGCGCGCTTCTCTGTGGTCTTCGAACGCGGCGAAGGGTGCTACCTCGAGGACAGCGAAGGCCGACGCTACCTGGATTTTGTAGCCGGCATCGCCACCTGCGTCCTCGGACACGCCCATCCGGTCCTGAGCGCGGCCGTCGCCGAGCAGGCCCGCACGCTCATCCACGTCTCCAACCTGTATTACACGCCCCAGCAGGCCTGTCTGGCCGAATGGCTCACCGCCCATTCGGCAGCCGACCAAGTGTTCTTCTGCAACTCGGGGGCCGAAGCCAACGAGGGTGCCATCAAGCTTGCGCGCAAGTACGGCCGCACGGTGCTGGGCATCGCCGAGCCACAAATCATCTGCGCCCACCAGAGCTTCCACGGCCGCACGATGGCCACCGTCACCGCCACCGGTCAACCCAAATACCAAAAGCATTTCCATCCGCTGGTGCCGGGTTTCGTGCACGTCCCCTACAACGACTTTGAGGCGCTGCGCGCCCAGGTCACCGATGCGACGGCCGCTGTGCTCATCGAACCGATTCAGGGCGAGGGCGGCGTGGTGCCGGGGGATGTCGAATTTTTCCAGAAGCTGCGGCGCTTCTGCTCCGAGCGGCGCATTCTGTTGATGCTCGACGAAGTGCAGACCGGCATGGGCCGCACCGGTCGCCTGTTCGGCTACGAGCACCTGGGCATTGAACCCGACGTGTTTACCCTGGCCAAGGCCCTGGGCGGCGGCGTGCCCATCGGTGCGCTGTGCGCCAAAGAAGCCTTTGCGATTTTCGAGCCGGGGGATCACGCGAGCACTTTCGGGGGCAATCCCCTCGCCTGCGCCGCGGCCCTTGCCGTCTGCCAGACACTCGAAGCGGAGCAACTGGTGGACAACGCCCGCGAGCGCGGAGCCCAGCTTGCCGCCGGTCTTGGTCGGCTGGTAGAGCGCTTCAAGCCGCTGGTGCGCACGGCGCGCGGCCGTGGCCTGATGCAGGGGCTGGTGCTCTCTGAGCCGCGCGCCGCCGAAATCGTGCGTCTGGCCATGGAGCAAGGGCTGTTATTGGTCTCCGCCGGGCCTGAGGTGATCCGCTTCGTGCCGCCGCTGATCGTGAGCGCCATCGAAGTAGACGAAGCTCTCGCCATCTTGGAGGGCGTCTTTGCCCGC